One segment of Campylobacter hominis ATCC BAA-381 DNA contains the following:
- the carB gene encoding carbamoyl-phosphate synthase large subunit, with protein sequence MPKRTDIKNILLIGSGPIIIGQACEFDYSGTQAAKTLKKLGYRVVLINSNPATIMTDPDFADATYIEPITKESILKIIKKEKIDAILPTMGGQVALNVAMEVFESGEFGDVKFLGAKPEAIKKGEDRVAFKEAMLKIGMDLPKSEYAYNMDEAMNAANDIGFPVMIRASYTLGGAGSGVAYNIDEFKELAQNGIEISPIHEILIEESLLGWKEFEMEVIRDHKDNCIIVCSIENLDPMGVHTGDSITVAPALTLTDKEYQKMRDASFAILREIGVDTGGSNVQFAINPKNGRMTVIEMNPRVSRSSALASKATGYPIAKVATMLAVGFSLDEIKNDITGTAASFEPVIDYIVTKIPRFTFEKFPGSNPYLGTSMKSVGEVMAIGRSFKESIQKALCSLEKNLCGFNCLNLSENDLVFGLRNPQEKRILYVAQAFRDGFSIDEIYEYTKIDPWFLQQIKEIVEFESKIDMDIINNAELLRKAKTIGFSDKMIAKLVDEKDNLELTQNDIYFARLRQNITLEYNEVDTCGGEFKALTPYLYSSTNITPGLPASATKNEKKVLIVGGGPNRVGQGIEFDYCCVHASYALKDMGITTIMYNCNPETVSTDYDTSDILYFEPIDFEHLRSVIEREKPDGVIVHFGGQTPLKFAKRLNVMGAKIIGTSARTIDIAEDRKKFSEFIKHIGVKQPKNDTAISEAEAIEKAAKIGYPVLVRPSYVLGGRAMRRVYNENELKEYMNEAVKVSYHSPVLLDKFLIDATELDVDAISDGKDVYIGAIMEHIEEAGIHSGDSASILPPMSLSDEMIDNVNSVTKEIALSLGVIGLMNIQFAIFENELYMIEVNPRASRTVPYVSKATGIPMAKVATRVMWQGNLKEALKFYDEFGVLFEEKGILKPRVSNHICVKESIFPFNKLQGADLILGPEMKSTGEVMGISENFAKSFAKSQIAANNVLPTSGNVFVSLAVHDKLRAAELATELIKIGFKVVATSGTCKTLRDAGIECEFVYKISEGRPNIEDKLKNGEISLVINTSDNKSNTNDAAKIRQSVLRFKLPYFTTVRAALAAIHSVKAMKDGSAYEVKSLQEYLKEK encoded by the coding sequence ATGCCAAAAAGAACAGATATAAAAAATATTTTACTTATAGGTTCGGGTCCGATTATTATCGGTCAAGCGTGTGAGTTCGATTACAGCGGCACTCAAGCTGCAAAAACACTTAAAAAATTAGGTTATAGAGTTGTATTAATCAATTCAAATCCGGCTACTATTATGACAGATCCTGATTTTGCGGACGCTACTTATATAGAGCCGATTACAAAAGAGAGCATTTTAAAAATTATAAAAAAAGAAAAAATTGATGCGATTTTACCTACTATGGGTGGACAAGTTGCGTTAAATGTCGCTATGGAAGTATTTGAAAGCGGTGAATTTGGCGATGTAAAATTTCTTGGCGCAAAACCGGAAGCAATAAAAAAAGGCGAAGATAGAGTCGCTTTCAAAGAGGCGATGCTAAAAATCGGTATGGATTTGCCGAAGTCGGAATATGCTTACAATATGGATGAAGCTATGAATGCGGCAAATGATATCGGTTTTCCTGTTATGATTAGAGCAAGTTATACTTTAGGCGGCGCAGGAAGCGGTGTGGCTTACAATATCGATGAGTTTAAAGAACTTGCTCAAAATGGCATTGAAATCAGCCCGATACATGAAATTTTAATTGAAGAGAGTCTGCTTGGTTGGAAAGAGTTTGAAATGGAGGTTATAAGGGATCATAAAGATAACTGTATAATTGTCTGTTCTATAGAAAACCTCGATCCGATGGGTGTTCACACTGGAGATAGTATCACGGTAGCGCCTGCTCTTACATTAACGGATAAAGAGTATCAAAAAATGCGCGACGCCTCTTTTGCAATTTTGCGAGAAATCGGCGTTGATACAGGCGGAAGTAATGTTCAATTTGCAATCAATCCAAAAAACGGCAGAATGACTGTAATCGAAATGAATCCGCGCGTTTCAAGAAGTTCTGCGCTTGCCAGCAAAGCAACCGGTTACCCGATTGCAAAAGTGGCAACTATGCTTGCAGTCGGCTTCAGTCTTGATGAGATTAAAAATGACATCACGGGTACAGCCGCAAGTTTTGAACCGGTAATTGATTATATCGTTACAAAAATTCCGCGTTTTACATTTGAAAAATTTCCGGGATCAAATCCGTATCTTGGCACTTCAATGAAGAGCGTCGGCGAAGTTATGGCGATAGGTCGCAGTTTTAAGGAGAGTATTCAAAAAGCGCTTTGCAGTTTGGAAAAAAATTTATGCGGTTTTAATTGCTTGAATTTAAGCGAAAACGATCTTGTTTTTGGTCTTAGAAATCCGCAAGAAAAGAGAATTTTATATGTCGCGCAAGCATTTCGCGACGGTTTCAGTATAGATGAAATTTATGAATACACAAAAATCGATCCGTGGTTTTTACAACAAATAAAAGAGATAGTAGAGTTTGAATCTAAAATCGATATGGATATTATAAATAATGCCGAGCTTTTACGAAAAGCTAAAACTATCGGTTTTTCAGATAAAATGATAGCAAAGCTTGTAGATGAAAAAGATAATCTTGAGCTTACTCAAAATGATATATATTTTGCAAGACTTCGTCAAAACATCACGCTTGAATATAACGAAGTTGATACGTGCGGTGGCGAATTTAAAGCGCTCACTCCATATCTTTATTCAAGCACGAATATTACGCCTGGTTTGCCGGCGTCTGCTACAAAAAACGAAAAAAAGGTGCTTATAGTAGGCGGCGGACCAAATAGAGTAGGGCAAGGAATAGAGTTTGATTATTGCTGCGTGCATGCAAGTTATGCTCTAAAAGATATGGGAATTACAACGATAATGTATAACTGTAATCCTGAAACAGTCAGCACGGATTATGATACCAGCGATATTTTGTATTTCGAACCGATTGATTTCGAACATTTAAGAAGTGTAATAGAGCGTGAAAAACCTGACGGTGTAATCGTGCATTTTGGCGGTCAAACTCCACTTAAATTCGCAAAACGCTTAAATGTGATGGGCGCTAAAATCATAGGCACAAGTGCGCGCACAATCGATATCGCAGAGGATCGCAAGAAATTCAGCGAATTTATAAAGCATATAGGTGTAAAACAGCCTAAAAACGATACCGCTATAAGCGAAGCTGAAGCTATTGAAAAAGCGGCGAAAATAGGTTATCCGGTGCTTGTGCGCCCTAGTTATGTTCTTGGCGGCAGAGCTATGAGACGTGTATATAATGAAAATGAACTTAAAGAGTATATGAATGAGGCTGTAAAAGTCAGTTACCACTCTCCTGTTCTGCTTGATAAATTTTTAATTGATGCTACCGAACTTGACGTTGATGCGATAAGTGACGGCAAAGACGTATATATAGGTGCTATTATGGAGCATATCGAAGAGGCCGGCATTCACTCGGGAGATAGTGCAAGCATATTGCCGCCTATGAGTTTGAGCGATGAGATGATTGATAATGTAAATTCCGTTACAAAAGAGATTGCTCTTAGTTTAGGTGTAATCGGGCTTATGAATATACAATTTGCTATTTTTGAAAATGAACTTTATATGATCGAAGTAAATCCGCGCGCAAGCAGAACTGTTCCGTATGTAAGTAAAGCGACCGGAATTCCGATGGCGAAAGTGGCGACTCGCGTTATGTGGCAGGGAAATTTAAAAGAAGCGCTTAAATTTTATGATGAATTCGGCGTTTTGTTTGAAGAAAAAGGCATTTTAAAACCGCGAGTTTCAAACCATATTTGCGTAAAAGAGAGCATTTTTCCGTTTAATAAACTTCAAGGGGCGGATCTTATTTTAGGACCTGAGATGAAAAGCACGGGAGAAGTTATGGGAATAAGCGAAAATTTCGCAAAAAGCTTTGCAAAAAGTCAAATAGCTGCAAACAATGTGCTTCCAACGAGCGGAAACGTTTTTGTCTCTCTTGCGGTTCATGATAAACTTCGTGCAGCCGAGCTTGCAACCGAGCTAATTAAAATCGGCTTTAAAGTTGTGGCAACAAGCGGTACTTGCAAAACATTAAGAGATGCTGGCATTGAATGCGAGTTTGTATATAAAATCAGTGAAGGTCGTCCAAATATCGAAGATAAGTTGAAAAACGGCGAAATTTCGTTAGTTATAAATACAAGTGACAATAAATCAAATACAAACGATGCCGCTAAAATTCGCCAAAGCGTTTTACGTTTTAAATTGCCGTATTTTACGACAGTACGCGCGGCACTTGCTGCTATTCACTCTGTAAAAGCTATGAAAGACGGCTCAGCTTACGAAGTAAAATCTTTGCAAGAGTATCTTAAAGAAAAATAA
- the ccoG gene encoding cytochrome c oxidase accessory protein CcoG, producing MSNYTKKRYAFFTFMSVFIFIIPWIRINGNHLFLLSFDKKELNLFFTSFSTQELYLMPFVLIFFFLLIFFVTTLGGRIWCGWACPQTIFRVVYRDLIQTKIFRIRQSTANKQKKPQHGIKNLFAIIFFAILVLIGTSNLLWFFVPPEDFFVYLQNPAEHKLLFGIVIGFAAFFIFDTVYLGEKFCIYVCPYARIQSVMFDNDTVQVIYDEKRGGKIYDPATKVMIANKPENGECIGCEACVRICPTHIDIRKGMQLECINCLECSDACSKVMGKLGKKSLINWTSENAITSGNKINFFRFRTIGYIVVLSVVLGLLLFISTKKEHMLLNINRTTELYNINFDNGNPIIANDYTFMFENTDRKDHKYYFEIDNPDIKIVRPAKEVKFKAGTKRKIIVRLVATKQLVNDERKDTIIPIVIKAFAVDDKENINIERKTIFAYPKNTVIEEAKKKDNGF from the coding sequence ATGAGTAACTACACCAAAAAAAGATATGCTTTTTTCACTTTTATGAGTGTTTTTATATTTATTATTCCGTGGATTAGAATCAACGGAAACCATCTATTTTTGCTCAGTTTTGACAAAAAAGAATTAAATTTATTTTTTACTTCTTTTTCTACGCAAGAGCTTTATTTGATGCCGTTTGTTTTAATTTTTTTCTTTTTACTTATATTCTTTGTTACAACTCTAGGTGGAAGAATTTGGTGCGGTTGGGCGTGTCCACAAACTATTTTCCGCGTGGTTTATAGAGATCTTATACAAACCAAAATTTTCAGAATTCGCCAAAGTACCGCAAATAAACAAAAAAAGCCGCAACACGGTATAAAAAATCTATTTGCGATTATATTTTTTGCAATTTTAGTCCTGATAGGCACTTCAAATTTACTTTGGTTTTTTGTACCGCCTGAGGATTTTTTCGTATATTTGCAAAACCCGGCTGAACACAAACTTTTATTTGGTATTGTAATTGGATTTGCTGCATTTTTTATATTTGATACTGTATATTTGGGTGAAAAATTTTGTATATATGTTTGCCCTTATGCAAGAATTCAAAGCGTAATGTTCGATAATGATACCGTCCAAGTTATTTATGACGAAAAACGCGGTGGCAAAATTTACGATCCGGCTACAAAAGTAATGATTGCAAATAAACCTGAAAACGGCGAATGTATAGGTTGCGAAGCCTGTGTTCGCATATGTCCTACACACATTGATATCAGAAAAGGTATGCAACTTGAATGTATAAACTGCTTGGAATGTAGCGATGCCTGCTCGAAAGTAATGGGAAAACTCGGCAAAAAATCTTTAATCAATTGGACCAGTGAAAATGCGATAACAAGCGGAAACAAAATCAACTTTTTTAGATTTAGAACGATAGGCTATATAGTTGTTTTATCCGTCGTGCTTGGACTTTTACTATTTATAAGTACGAAAAAAGAGCATATGCTTTTAAATATAAACCGCACAACAGAGCTTTACAATATAAATTTTGATAACGGAAACCCTATAATTGCAAATGATTATACTTTTATGTTTGAAAATACGGATAGAAAAGATCATAAATACTATTTCGAAATCGATAATCCGGATATAAAAATCGTAAGACCGGCTAAAGAAGTAAAATTTAAAGCCGGAACAAAAAGAAAGATTATCGTGAGATTAGTGGCTACAAAGCAACTGGTAAACGATGAGCGAAAAGATACTATCATACCGATTGTTATAAAAGCTTTTGCGGTTGATGATAAAGAAAATATCAATATCGAACGAAAAACAATTTTTGCTTATCCTAAAAATACCGTCATTGAAGAAGCTAAGAAAAAAGATAACGGATTTTAG
- a CDS encoding lactate utilization protein — protein sequence MSDLIRNLKNNGFEVVCAANADEALKIVKSLIKSGDKIGLGGSESVREIGLLDYVVSLKDVNVCNQYEKGISMDENVNCRRNGLLADIYFCSTNAVTLDGFLVNVDGSGNRVAALNYGPKKVVIIAGKNKIVKNLDEAIKRLNEVAIPKNIERLNKKAESFGKTGKYTTKTIARKYSIIESDADNRILIILVDENLGY from the coding sequence ATGAGCGATTTAATCAGGAATTTAAAAAATAACGGGTTTGAAGTGGTTTGCGCCGCAAATGCTGATGAAGCTTTAAAAATAGTAAAAAGCTTAATAAAAAGCGGTGATAAAATCGGACTTGGCGGATCCGAAAGTGTGCGAGAAATCGGGCTTTTGGATTATGTCGTGAGCTTAAAAGACGTGAATGTCTGCAATCAATATGAAAAAGGAATTTCTATGGATGAAAATGTAAATTGCCGTAGAAATGGACTTTTGGCGGATATTTATTTTTGCAGCACAAATGCTGTTACGCTTGATGGTTTTTTGGTAAATGTGGACGGCAGCGGAAATCGCGTGGCAGCGTTAAATTACGGACCGAAAAAAGTCGTAATAATAGCAGGTAAAAATAAAATCGTTAAAAACTTGGACGAAGCGATTAAACGATTAAACGAAGTTGCGATACCGAAAAATATCGAGCGTCTAAATAAAAAAGCTGAAAGTTTCGGAAAAACAGGAAAATATACAACCAAAACTATAGCAAGAAAATACAGTATCATTGAAAGTGACGCAGACAATAGAATTTTGATTATTTTAGTTGATGAAAATTTAGGATATTAG
- a CDS encoding autotransporter outer membrane beta-barrel domain-containing protein, which translates to MEQFISFANKRETKFQSRFVIGSSIVLALLCSSLNAIEADFTTDYTLNLSGSSLDGDTIKVGTPSSKKSFELDKITEANGVAYMAGASKNNDITDYTLNANINSVVYLQDTVVSLIGAFSENGNVFKNKINVTQTPKTYKRYLDVYGGYTMRANKSANKNIVTILNSNITGGVLGGYSKLGSANLNKVIIKASSVDRDVAGGNSSIGNSNSNEVYIEQGTAVAGDVFGGGQYYNKVFIKSSSINGEVYGGEVDNGDTTKNSVTINSSNIVNNIYGGYSNNGNAFLNTVTVASSNINSIVGGASENGNAINNTVNISHTGGRNKTKLGKYFLVKGKIYGGNSDKGKISGNTLNVKGKDLIAGNIANFENANFYLPKDITTNDIVLQLTNDEDTVLNNVKVIPNEEDGKVVIKNFLPNNKIYIIKKAHIDSELKATDNAEGKLIINGTQELTKNKYISELGASATYDLKLQNDGSNLLLLSAEGTVEPSNPGTVEPSNPGKPIVPNINAKINHALIPNLASTAVVNKSDNDIIKNISNINAIIDNNVSTNTDNLISFAYIEGYKSNIDKNDIDIDGVNVTAGVASRSDNILGGVFLEYAYGDYDGKANSYKSDGDINAYALGALARFDLPYNLFIDSYAKIGRLNNDYTLKGYDNLNVDKDSTFYSLGVFLGHNAYFDSFNLENRIGYAYANVNGYDININGETLKLKDITSQRIKYNGTAYYQTNENTNVYATAKLEYEFDNESELYAPNINKNISSKNDGFSAGGEVGAIYAINPLSNISFGLGAMGGKVDELSANLKFVYEF; encoded by the coding sequence ATGGAACAATTTATTTCTTTCGCAAACAAGAGAGAAACTAAATTTCAAAGTCGTTTTGTAATTGGTTCTTCAATAGTTTTAGCGCTTCTTTGCAGCTCATTAAATGCAATAGAAGCTGATTTCACCACGGATTATACTTTAAATTTAAGCGGTAGCTCTTTAGACGGCGATACTATTAAAGTAGGAACTCCTTCAAGTAAAAAATCATTTGAGCTTGATAAGATAACCGAAGCAAACGGGGTAGCGTATATGGCGGGTGCAAGTAAAAACAATGATATAACAGACTATACTTTAAATGCAAATATAAACAGTGTTGTTTATTTACAAGATACCGTCGTATCTTTAATAGGCGCTTTTTCCGAAAATGGAAATGTTTTTAAAAACAAAATAAATGTTACACAAACTCCTAAAACATATAAAAGATATCTTGATGTTTATGGCGGATATACTATGAGGGCAAACAAATCAGCCAACAAAAATATAGTAACAATTTTAAATTCCAATATAACAGGTGGAGTTCTTGGCGGATACTCAAAATTAGGTAGCGCAAATCTAAACAAAGTTATTATAAAAGCTTCATCAGTAGATAGAGATGTCGCAGGTGGAAATTCATCAATAGGCAACAGCAATTCAAATGAAGTCTATATAGAGCAAGGAACGGCAGTAGCCGGTGATGTATTTGGTGGAGGTCAGTATTACAATAAAGTTTTTATAAAATCGTCCTCAATAAACGGTGAAGTCTATGGTGGAGAAGTAGACAATGGTGACACTACAAAAAACAGTGTAACAATAAATTCATCAAACATAGTAAATAATATTTATGGCGGATATTCAAACAATGGCAATGCTTTTTTAAATACAGTAACAGTTGCATCATCAAATATAAATAGTATTGTAGGCGGAGCAAGTGAAAATGGTAATGCTATTAATAATACAGTAAATATCTCTCACACAGGCGGCAGAAATAAAACAAAACTTGGTAAATATTTTTTAGTTAAAGGCAAAATTTACGGTGGAAATTCCGATAAAGGAAAAATTTCAGGCAATACCTTAAACGTAAAAGGCAAAGATCTCATAGCCGGAAATATTGCAAATTTTGAAAATGCAAATTTCTATTTACCGAAAGATATAACGACAAATGATATTGTGCTTCAATTAACAAACGATGAAGATACTGTCTTAAACAATGTAAAAGTTATACCGAATGAAGAAGATGGCAAAGTAGTGATTAAAAACTTTCTTCCGAATAATAAAATTTATATCATTAAAAAAGCTCACATTGATAGTGAACTAAAAGCTACGGATAATGCAGAAGGAAAACTTATCATAAACGGTACGCAAGAGCTTACAAAAAACAAATACATTTCAGAATTAGGAGCAAGTGCGACTTATGATTTGAAATTACAAAATGACGGCAGCAATTTATTATTATTATCAGCAGAAGGAACAGTTGAACCAAGCAATCCAGGAACAGTTGAACCAAGTAATCCAGGCAAACCTATTGTGCCGAATATAAATGCAAAGATTAATCACGCTTTAATCCCAAATCTTGCTTCAACGGCAGTTGTAAATAAATCTGATAACGACATTATTAAAAATATCTCAAATATAAATGCCATAATAGATAATAATGTCAGCACAAATACCGACAATCTTATAAGTTTCGCTTATATAGAAGGCTATAAGAGCAATATTGATAAAAACGATATTGATATAGACGGAGTAAATGTTACAGCAGGAGTTGCAAGCAGAAGTGATAATATCTTAGGCGGAGTATTTTTAGAGTATGCTTACGGCGATTATGACGGAAAAGCAAATTCATATAAAAGTGACGGAGATATAAATGCTTATGCTTTAGGAGCGCTTGCAAGATTTGATTTACCTTACAATTTATTTATAGATTCTTATGCAAAGATAGGAAGATTAAATAATGATTACACATTAAAAGGATATGATAATCTAAATGTAGATAAAGATTCGACATTTTATTCTCTCGGAGTATTTTTAGGTCATAATGCTTATTTCGACAGCTTTAATTTAGAAAATAGAATCGGTTATGCTTATGCGAATGTCAATGGATATGATATAAACATAAACGGTGAAACACTGAAATTAAAAGACATTACTTCTCAAAGAATTAAATATAACGGCACTGCTTACTATCAAACAAATGAAAACACAAATGTTTATGCTACCGCTAAACTTGAATATGAGTTTGATAATGAAAGCGAACTTTACGCGCCTAATATCAATAAAAACATAAGCAGTAAAAATGACGGATTCAGTGCAGGTGGAGAAGTAGGAGCCATTTATGCCATAAATCCTTTATCTAACATCAGCTTCGGTCTTGGAGCAATGGGCGGTAAAGTAGATGAACTAAGCGCAAATCTTAAATTCGTGTATGAGTTTTAA